A single window of Acidobacteriota bacterium DNA harbors:
- a CDS encoding glycosyltransferase family 4 protein, with translation MVDETAPVKTPPSDYAIGSYCSSTAWGGLEMNVVRFLGWMRGRGWSTVLYARPDSVVSQRALSAGITVRAVSSPFTYGDPVSAYRLARMIRSDNVGVLLLHQSRNVILGVVAGLISANRFKLVYCQHMHVGGTKKDVVHAWMHRRLDAWVTPLPWLAARVLEKTVIPRERIHIIPHGIELQQFTSERLDKTAARRKLGLPEGVPLAGIIGRLDPKKGQDTAVRALARVHQAGHRLHLAVIGDQTLSENTGYAGHLHELIDSLNLRDFVHFRPHQDRPEYAFAAFDMFVLASRSETYGMVTIEAFASGLPVIGTSEGGTLDLIMPEQNGLLFPPGDDEALSAAICRYVTDREFSARMAARAENDAIAKYSHVSECEGWERLLATIGL, from the coding sequence GTGGTGGACGAAACAGCACCGGTGAAAACGCCGCCGTCTGATTACGCCATAGGATCGTACTGTTCCTCAACGGCCTGGGGCGGCCTTGAGATGAACGTCGTACGGTTCCTGGGCTGGATGCGCGGGCGCGGCTGGAGTACCGTGCTCTATGCACGCCCGGACTCCGTCGTTTCTCAAAGGGCGCTCAGCGCAGGCATCACGGTTCGTGCCGTCAGTTCCCCGTTTACGTACGGCGATCCCGTCAGCGCATATCGGCTGGCCCGCATGATACGTTCGGACAACGTCGGGGTATTGTTGCTGCACCAGAGCCGGAACGTCATTCTCGGGGTCGTGGCCGGGCTGATCTCCGCGAACCGCTTCAAACTCGTTTACTGCCAGCACATGCACGTCGGTGGGACGAAAAAGGACGTGGTCCACGCCTGGATGCACCGCCGCCTGGACGCCTGGGTCACGCCCCTGCCGTGGCTGGCCGCGAGGGTCCTGGAGAAAACGGTCATCCCCCGCGAGAGAATCCATATTATTCCGCACGGCATCGAACTGCAACAGTTCACGTCCGAGCGTCTCGACAAAACGGCCGCGCGAAGAAAGCTGGGTCTGCCCGAGGGCGTCCCGCTCGCCGGCATCATCGGCCGGCTCGACCCCAAGAAAGGCCAGGATACGGCCGTCAGGGCACTGGCCCGCGTACATCAAGCCGGACACCGGCTGCATCTCGCGGTAATCGGTGACCAGACCCTCTCGGAAAACACCGGCTATGCCGGGCACCTGCATGAACTGATCGACAGTCTCAACCTGCGCGACTTTGTTCACTTTCGGCCGCACCAGGACCGGCCCGAATACGCCTTCGCCGCCTTTGACATGTTCGTGCTCGCGTCTCGATCAGAAACCTACGGCATGGTGACGATCGAAGCGTTTGCCTCGGGCCTGCCGGTGATCGGCACCAGCGAGGGAGGCACCCTTGACCTGATCATGCCCGAACAAAACGGCCTGCTCTTTCCGCCGGGAGACGACGAGGCGCTAAGTGCGGCCATTTGCCGCTACGTCACTGACCGTGAGTTCTCCGCCCGCATGGCCGCCCGGGCGGAAAACGACGCGATCGCAAAATACTCACATGTTTCGGAGTGCGAAGGCTGGGAACGCCTCCTGGCAACCATAGGTCTCTGA
- a CDS encoding DMT family transporter produces the protein MALSTAVTWAVAVVLFKKSGEIVHPVGLNLFKNVLATLLFLPTMWLWGEALLRPVPIGDYLLVLVSGALGIGIADTLFFKCLNTLGASLTAIIDCLYSPFTIGLSMLWLGESLSTWQLVGAILVVSAVLTVTRGKNSHGGDRRTILLGVLWGVLSVAAMAVGIVMVKPLLDRSPLLWVTEVRLLGGVAVLLAVLLFHPSRRNIVRSIVSRQRWIYTLSGSFIGAYVSMILWLAGMKYTQVSVAAVLNQTNNVFIFILAALFLREKTTILRVIGIVLGVGGTILVTFG, from the coding sequence ATGGCTCTGAGCACGGCCGTCACCTGGGCCGTCGCCGTCGTTCTTTTCAAGAAGAGCGGTGAAATAGTCCACCCTGTCGGGCTGAATCTGTTTAAGAACGTGCTGGCGACCCTGCTTTTTCTCCCGACCATGTGGCTGTGGGGAGAAGCGCTGTTGCGCCCGGTTCCGATCGGCGACTACCTGCTCGTACTCGTCAGCGGCGCGCTCGGGATCGGGATTGCCGACACCCTCTTCTTCAAATGTCTGAATACGCTCGGCGCGAGTCTGACGGCCATTATCGATTGTCTTTACAGTCCCTTTACGATCGGTCTTTCCATGCTCTGGCTTGGCGAAAGCCTGAGCACGTGGCAACTCGTGGGAGCCATACTGGTTGTCTCCGCCGTGCTGACCGTGACTCGCGGAAAGAATTCGCACGGCGGTGACCGTCGCACCATTCTCCTCGGCGTGCTCTGGGGCGTTCTATCCGTGGCGGCCATGGCGGTCGGCATCGTCATGGTCAAACCGCTCCTGGACCGTTCGCCGCTGTTGTGGGTCACGGAGGTCCGCCTGCTCGGCGGCGTCGCCGTTCTGCTTGCCGTGTTGCTGTTTCACCCTTCACGTCGAAACATCGTCCGGTCGATCGTATCACGGCAGCGGTGGATTTACACTCTCTCAGGCTCTTTTATCGGCGCCTACGTTTCGATGATTCTCTGGCTGGCCGGGATGAAATACACCCAGGTATCGGTGGCGGCAGTCCTCAATCAGACCAACAACGTCTTCATCTTCATCCTTGCCGCGCTGTTTCTCCGGGAGAAAACTACAATCCTGCGGGTGATCGGAATCGTGCTGGGGGTCGGTGGCACGATACTCGTGACGTTTGGCTGA